In Aminobacterium sp. MB27-C1, a single genomic region encodes these proteins:
- the lpxB gene encoding lipid-A-disaccharide synthase: protein MSIFISCGEPSGDYYAGLIIKALRESTEEPIVGMLGKEGIKATGTALWSIDQLSLMGSSDIVAAIPRLWRLKNTIASYIVREQPRRVIVIDSPDFHLPLVRTLRKKGFRNPVIYVAPPTVWAWRKKRVKALRRYCTFMLPLLGFEHRYLRDHNVPSVWVGHPFLDLKNFSFTDPSSNIIALLPGSRKSEVERLLPVLKECASQFHEMGYQPVFSIAPGLSSKIKKKMKEELHEWQFFEGNGKELMKQSCIVIGASGTVALEAMMVNRFMIVIYKGSWLSWRIYKNFVKTPWVSLPNIMAQEKIYPELLQEDASCKNIMKEATNYLQDRKVQQEKHEALKRARDDMGKPGALALWQKVILEGERQ from the coding sequence GTGTCTATCTTCATAAGTTGTGGCGAACCTTCTGGAGACTATTACGCTGGATTGATTATAAAGGCTCTTCGAGAATCTACAGAAGAGCCTATTGTAGGTATGCTAGGCAAAGAAGGAATAAAAGCGACAGGAACTGCTCTGTGGTCTATTGATCAATTAAGTCTTATGGGAAGTTCTGATATTGTTGCTGCTATTCCTCGTTTATGGCGTTTAAAAAACACTATAGCGAGTTATATTGTTAGAGAACAACCTCGAAGAGTTATTGTCATCGACAGTCCTGATTTTCACCTTCCTCTTGTTCGTACCCTTCGGAAAAAAGGTTTTAGAAATCCCGTTATTTATGTTGCTCCTCCCACAGTGTGGGCGTGGAGAAAGAAGCGGGTTAAAGCGTTACGCCGATATTGTACATTTATGTTGCCACTATTAGGTTTTGAGCACAGGTATTTACGTGACCACAATGTTCCCTCTGTTTGGGTGGGACACCCTTTTCTTGATTTGAAAAATTTTTCTTTTACAGATCCTTCTAGCAATATAATTGCCCTTTTGCCTGGCAGTCGAAAGAGCGAAGTAGAACGATTATTGCCGGTGCTCAAAGAATGCGCTTCCCAATTTCATGAAATGGGCTATCAGCCAGTTTTTTCCATCGCTCCAGGTCTTTCTTCTAAGATTAAGAAGAAGATGAAAGAGGAGTTACATGAGTGGCAATTTTTCGAGGGTAATGGCAAAGAGTTAATGAAGCAGAGCTGCATTGTAATAGGAGCAAGCGGCACTGTTGCATTGGAGGCCATGATGGTAAATCGTTTTATGATTGTCATATATAAAGGGTCTTGGCTATCATGGCGTATTTATAAAAATTTTGTTAAGACCCCTTGGGTCTCTTTACCCAATATTATGGCTCAAGAAAAGATATATCCTGAACTTTTACAGGAAGATGCTTCTTGTAAGAATATAATGAAAGAAGCTACAAATTATTTACAGGACAGAAAGGTGCAACAAGAAAAACATGAAGCTCTAAAAAGAGCCAGAGACGATATGGGAAAACCAGGAGCTCTTGCTCTTTGGCAAAAGGTTATTTTAGAGGGGGAACGGCAGTGA
- a CDS encoding cdisaccharide synthetase yields MISVTLLVNGPGELWGWCRPLAQELKRQKKHVTIWLLPCQFASGREAEAAVTIGADEVKGPYSATETLRALKNHQTDVVLQMGGDLLFGHHIARKRDVPLFCYTYGQKKGLHHCNAVFTAYEAMARQISSETIIVGDLVKEGVFMDEGPSPWQDEDGVKLVFFPGSRPAIRNKALPFLSEVTYLLREKIETLQVTTLLSPFSKIEEQKMWEDEGMNPSITGTGIVLKEADIALTQPGTNTLELMHMSVPTLVAVPFAFLREIPLSGIKSFITSLPTIGPAIKEKILRSKAAHRTTYLAWPNRLVKKQIMRESVGELHPSDVANELYDLWQNREAFEVQKTQLLKLSQQSRDMPSKSISAMIERLCVHE; encoded by the coding sequence GTGATATCCGTCACCTTGTTGGTTAATGGGCCAGGAGAGCTTTGGGGTTGGTGCAGACCGTTAGCTCAAGAATTGAAACGTCAGAAAAAACATGTGACAATTTGGCTTCTTCCTTGCCAATTCGCAAGTGGGCGGGAAGCAGAGGCTGCTGTGACTATCGGTGCAGATGAAGTCAAAGGTCCCTATTCAGCGACTGAAACATTGAGAGCTTTGAAGAATCATCAAACTGATGTTGTTCTTCAAATGGGAGGGGATCTTCTCTTTGGTCATCACATTGCTCGAAAGCGAGATGTCCCTCTTTTTTGTTATACATACGGACAGAAAAAGGGGTTGCATCACTGTAACGCAGTTTTTACAGCCTATGAAGCTATGGCACGACAGATATCATCAGAAACTATTATTGTTGGCGATCTTGTGAAGGAAGGGGTTTTTATGGACGAAGGGCCCTCCCCATGGCAAGATGAAGATGGTGTAAAATTAGTTTTTTTCCCTGGAAGTCGTCCGGCAATACGGAATAAAGCGTTGCCTTTTTTGTCAGAAGTAACGTATTTGTTGAGAGAAAAAATAGAAACATTGCAAGTAACAACGTTGTTATCCCCATTCTCAAAGATAGAAGAACAAAAAATGTGGGAAGATGAAGGGATGAATCCTTCTATTACGGGAACAGGAATAGTTTTGAAAGAGGCGGATATTGCTTTAACGCAGCCTGGAACTAATACTTTAGAACTAATGCATATGTCTGTTCCAACTCTTGTGGCAGTTCCTTTTGCCTTTTTAAGGGAAATTCCATTAAGTGGAATAAAAAGTTTTATCACGTCGTTACCAACGATAGGCCCTGCAATAAAGGAAAAGATACTACGAAGTAAAGCTGCTCACAGAACGACATATTTGGCGTGGCCAAACCGTTTGGTAAAAAAACAGATAATGAGAGAAAGTGTAGGAGAATTACATCCTTCGGATGTTGCCAACGAACTATATGATTTATGGCAGAATAGAGAGGCTTTCGAAGTTCAAAAGACACAACTTTTAAAGTTATCGCAACAATCTCGAGACATGCCTTCGAAAAGTATAAGCGCCATGATTGAAAGGCTGTGTGTGCATGAATAA
- a CDS encoding ABC transporter ATP-binding protein: protein MNKKHIYLRLLQYTRPYLPRLFAALGCMVLASAFTVIPPWLLKNVVDDVLIAKKMDVLNVLAIGLVAIFVGKGAASYGHQYLMNWVGQHVVMDLRVRLYDHMQRMSLRYIYGKRVGELMSRITNDVTVLQNMVTSVVVDLVVQGITFLGMLGFLIYINWRLTLMTFAILPLTFLILDHASKKLRIVGHTIQEELARLSAIVQEALSAIRIVRSFVTEDMENERFKGQNMSNFKALMHGVQVQSALSGIIEVILIAALAFILWVGGRDVIHGVLTPGELIAFLGYLGFLVQPIRVFTRVISSMQLGLAAGERIFSILDTPCEIHSPENPIPLGVIQGSIQMDDVWFAYTDEQWVLKGIFMEAKPGERVAIVGSTGGGKSTLMDLIPRFYDPSRGTVRIDGHDVKTLDLTELRKQIGIVPQDPVLMKGSLAFNISYGCPSATQEDIVRAAQIAGIHTFISSLPKGYETEIGERGITLSGGQRQRVAIARAIIRNPRILILDEATSSLDVAVESQIQEAMEKAMEGRTSFVIAHRLSTIRSADRILVLDKGCIAESGSHEELIKKGGIYRHLYELQFGGEINHESCS from the coding sequence ATGAATAAAAAACATATCTACCTTCGACTTTTACAATATACACGTCCCTACTTGCCTCGGCTCTTTGCAGCTCTCGGCTGTATGGTATTGGCGTCTGCCTTTACCGTAATTCCGCCGTGGCTTTTAAAGAATGTTGTTGATGATGTGCTGATCGCCAAAAAGATGGATGTCCTTAATGTCCTCGCAATAGGCCTTGTTGCCATCTTTGTTGGAAAGGGTGCTGCTTCCTATGGGCATCAATATCTTATGAACTGGGTAGGACAGCACGTCGTAATGGATCTTCGTGTTCGTCTTTATGATCATATGCAACGAATGTCTCTCCGTTATATTTATGGGAAACGCGTGGGAGAACTTATGTCGCGTATTACGAACGATGTGACTGTTTTACAGAATATGGTGACATCTGTTGTTGTGGATCTTGTTGTTCAGGGAATAACATTTTTGGGAATGCTCGGATTCCTTATATATATAAATTGGCGTCTCACGCTTATGACCTTTGCCATTCTACCTTTAACATTTTTGATTCTTGATCATGCATCGAAAAAACTTCGTATCGTAGGGCACACCATCCAAGAAGAGCTTGCAAGGTTATCTGCCATTGTCCAAGAGGCGTTGTCAGCTATTCGCATCGTTCGCTCATTTGTGACAGAGGATATGGAGAATGAACGCTTTAAGGGACAAAATATGTCTAACTTCAAAGCATTAATGCATGGAGTACAGGTACAATCTGCTCTTTCAGGCATTATAGAGGTTATTCTTATTGCTGCGTTGGCATTTATCCTCTGGGTTGGAGGAAGAGATGTCATACATGGAGTCTTGACGCCCGGAGAACTTATTGCCTTTTTAGGATATCTTGGATTTCTCGTGCAACCTATACGTGTCTTTACCCGTGTAATAAGCAGTATGCAGCTTGGATTGGCTGCTGGAGAGCGAATCTTTTCCATACTCGATACGCCGTGTGAAATTCACTCACCAGAAAACCCTATTCCACTTGGTGTTATTCAGGGTTCTATACAGATGGACGATGTCTGGTTTGCTTATACAGATGAACAGTGGGTTCTGAAAGGTATCTTTATGGAAGCAAAACCTGGAGAAAGAGTTGCCATTGTTGGTTCTACCGGCGGAGGAAAATCTACATTGATGGACCTTATCCCTCGTTTTTATGATCCTTCCAGGGGAACAGTACGTATAGATGGACATGACGTAAAAACTCTTGATTTGACGGAGCTTCGAAAACAGATAGGCATTGTTCCGCAGGATCCTGTTTTGATGAAAGGAAGCCTGGCTTTTAATATATCCTATGGATGTCCATCGGCTACGCAGGAAGATATTGTAAGAGCAGCTCAGATAGCCGGAATTCATACGTTTATTTCGTCTCTTCCTAAAGGATATGAAACAGAGATAGGGGAACGAGGAATAACGTTGAGCGGAGGTCAGCGACAGCGAGTAGCTATAGCCAGAGCGATCATTCGTAACCCCAGAATCCTCATTTTGGATGAGGCAACTTCATCTCTAGATGTTGCAGTAGAGAGTCAGATTCAGGAAGCTATGGAAAAGGCAATGGAAGGCCGGACTTCTTTTGTTATTGCTCATAGACTTTCCACTATTCGGAGTGCTGACAGAATTCTTGTTTTAGATAAAGGTTGCATTGCAGAAAGCGGTTCACACGAAGAACTCATTAAAAAGGGAGGAATATACCGCCACCTTTATGAGTTGCAATTTGGTGGAGAAATCAACCATGAAAGTTGTTCGTAG
- the lpxK gene encoding tetraacyldisaccharide 4'-kinase encodes MKVVRSYLEWARGERKVSPWSLLVPLTCVSHSFIRSRNFSFDHGLMASYEPSIPVISVGNITLGGTNKTPFVEMLSRHFYDTGINVGIVSRGYGGQTNEPVVIQGTSFDRNIVGDEPLLLASRLPYVPVAVSRDRLKDVEALQKYNVELIVADDAFQHRRLGRDVDIVLVDACCPFGNGRLVPAGILREPPSALKRAHIVVITKADQVSEKQLREVRQKLLRYVPEERLFTSRLELRCWSFWNGSWQDEIDFNVNRLPVVAFSAIGSPGSFRRTLEQQGLNVLKEMRFKDHHRFDYRDMERLIALKKELGASHLVCTEKDVYNLPESSLEEPLLVPIISTVIDEEERFWHLLSERLRPQLVVASNGYGEDAMGALLAQKVRKRFPLARVTSFPIVGKGEQYLNAGITVDSVTSDSPSGGVIKYHISDLIRDLKSGLVRHIFSQLKAWHKLRGQIRTPLCVGDVYLLLHTLWGQGQLPVLVATAKTVYLSGHWRLERFLLKHRCRRVWTRDAETASELVRSHADAIFAGNPIMDLTCDNTNGTFEWPGEKEVRVLLLPGSRKRAYHDMKLLLDAALILYDKVPCVFVAVIAPSLDIKQLVAAAPGWSLMENESGIEKNGLRVFFHFGTLVSAAARAHILLGLGGTANQVCAGLGVPVVSIYEKGKLVQKKLLGESEILVSPDPRVLADTAFDILSNPERRAAMSEEGKKRLGGPGALDNVVEYVAREYGWDLRCHVYKKISRNIKQGDDVYGSTDTSS; translated from the coding sequence ATGAAAGTTGTTCGTAGTTATCTCGAATGGGCGAGAGGAGAGCGCAAAGTAAGTCCATGGTCTTTGCTCGTCCCTTTAACGTGCGTATCTCACAGTTTTATACGTTCTCGGAATTTTTCTTTCGATCACGGTCTTATGGCGAGTTACGAACCCTCTATTCCAGTTATTAGTGTTGGAAATATTACACTTGGTGGAACAAATAAAACGCCATTCGTGGAAATGCTTTCTCGTCATTTTTACGATACGGGAATTAATGTTGGTATTGTAAGCCGGGGCTATGGGGGACAGACGAACGAACCTGTGGTTATTCAGGGAACATCTTTCGATAGAAATATAGTGGGAGATGAACCCCTCCTTTTAGCGTCTCGTCTGCCTTATGTACCAGTTGCTGTTTCGAGAGATCGTTTAAAAGATGTTGAGGCTCTGCAAAAATATAATGTAGAGCTTATTGTTGCTGACGATGCATTTCAACACCGGCGGCTAGGGCGAGATGTGGATATTGTGCTTGTTGATGCCTGTTGCCCTTTTGGAAATGGGCGTCTTGTTCCCGCAGGCATTTTAAGAGAACCTCCAAGTGCGCTGAAAAGAGCACATATTGTTGTTATTACAAAAGCAGATCAAGTATCAGAAAAACAACTTAGAGAGGTTCGTCAAAAACTTTTGCGCTACGTTCCCGAAGAGAGGTTATTTACATCAAGGCTAGAATTACGATGCTGGTCATTCTGGAACGGTTCCTGGCAAGATGAGATTGACTTTAATGTGAATAGACTCCCCGTTGTAGCCTTTTCTGCAATAGGAAGTCCTGGAAGTTTTCGGAGAACTCTTGAACAACAGGGGCTTAACGTTCTGAAAGAGATGCGCTTTAAAGACCACCATCGTTTTGATTACCGCGATATGGAACGCCTCATAGCACTTAAAAAAGAATTAGGAGCGTCACACCTTGTTTGTACTGAAAAAGATGTGTATAACTTGCCGGAAAGTTCTCTTGAGGAGCCCTTGCTTGTGCCCATTATTTCTACAGTTATAGACGAGGAAGAGCGTTTTTGGCATCTTTTAAGTGAAAGGCTTCGTCCCCAACTTGTTGTAGCTTCTAACGGATATGGAGAAGATGCAATGGGAGCATTGCTTGCGCAAAAGGTAAGAAAGCGTTTCCCACTTGCTCGTGTTACTTCTTTTCCCATTGTCGGAAAGGGGGAACAGTATTTAAACGCAGGTATTACTGTTGACTCTGTTACCTCCGATTCTCCTTCTGGAGGAGTTATTAAGTATCATATTTCAGATTTAATACGAGACTTGAAATCGGGTCTCGTTCGACATATTTTTTCTCAATTAAAAGCATGGCATAAGTTGCGAGGACAAATACGAACCCCGCTCTGTGTGGGGGATGTATATCTTTTGCTCCACACATTATGGGGGCAAGGGCAATTGCCAGTGCTTGTAGCCACGGCTAAAACGGTATACTTAAGTGGACATTGGCGCCTTGAACGTTTTTTATTAAAACATCGTTGTCGCCGTGTCTGGACTCGAGATGCAGAAACTGCATCAGAGCTTGTTCGCTCTCATGCAGATGCAATTTTTGCAGGGAATCCAATAATGGACCTAACATGTGATAATACTAATGGGACCTTTGAATGGCCTGGTGAAAAAGAAGTTCGGGTATTGCTTTTGCCAGGAAGTAGAAAAAGGGCGTATCACGATATGAAGTTGCTGCTTGATGCGGCCTTGATTCTTTACGATAAGGTTCCATGTGTTTTTGTAGCGGTTATAGCTCCGTCCCTCGACATAAAGCAACTTGTTGCTGCAGCTCCAGGATGGAGTCTCATGGAAAACGAAAGCGGAATAGAGAAGAATGGATTGCGCGTTTTTTTCCATTTTGGAACGTTAGTATCTGCGGCTGCTCGTGCACATATTCTTTTGGGATTGGGAGGAACGGCGAATCAGGTATGTGCTGGTTTAGGAGTTCCCGTTGTTTCTATTTATGAGAAGGGGAAACTTGTACAGAAAAAACTTCTCGGAGAATCAGAAATCCTTGTGTCACCAGATCCTCGGGTGTTGGCCGATACAGCTTTTGACATTCTTTCAAACCCGGAGCGACGTGCGGCCATGTCAGAAGAGGGGAAAAAACGTTTAGGCGGACCTGGCGCTCTGGATAATGTAGTGGAATATGTGGCACGGGAGTATGGTTGGGATCTTCGATGCCATGTGTATAAAAAAATATCCCGAAATATAAAGCAGGGGGATGACGTGTATGGTTCAACCGATACCAGTTCATGA
- the kdsA gene encoding 3-deoxy-8-phosphooctulonate synthase: MVQPIPVHDFCIGEKKLTIIAGPCSLESLELGLEIGEKAKEICHRLGMNYIFKASYDKANRTSIHSYRGPGLEKGLSELAEIKEKLSVPVLTDIHESWQAEPVAEVADILQIPAFLCRQTDLLVAAAQTHRPLHVKKAQFLAPHDMKQVVEKCKEAGNDKVILCERGTTMGYNQLVVDMRSLVLMRNMGCPVVFDATHSVQMPGGKGTSSGGDRRFALPLARAAAAIGIDGLFIETHPDPSSAKSDGPNMVPLKKLEYFLSQIGDVWNLVENAIGKTDIDWAEEA, encoded by the coding sequence ATGGTTCAACCGATACCAGTTCATGATTTTTGTATAGGAGAGAAAAAACTGACAATTATTGCTGGCCCATGCTCTTTAGAGAGTCTGGAGCTTGGCTTGGAAATAGGAGAAAAGGCAAAAGAAATATGTCATCGTTTGGGAATGAATTATATTTTTAAGGCTTCCTACGATAAGGCAAACAGAACGTCTATTCATAGCTATCGAGGTCCTGGCCTTGAAAAAGGGCTTTCGGAACTGGCTGAAATAAAAGAAAAACTTTCAGTGCCGGTCTTGACTGACATCCATGAGTCGTGGCAAGCTGAGCCCGTAGCTGAAGTGGCAGATATTTTACAGATTCCTGCCTTTCTTTGTCGACAGACCGATTTATTAGTAGCTGCAGCTCAGACGCATCGACCTCTTCATGTTAAAAAAGCTCAATTTTTAGCCCCTCACGATATGAAGCAGGTTGTGGAAAAATGCAAAGAGGCCGGAAACGATAAAGTCATTCTTTGTGAGCGTGGAACAACAATGGGGTACAACCAGCTTGTTGTTGATATGCGCTCTCTTGTGCTTATGAGAAATATGGGGTGTCCTGTCGTTTTCGATGCAACTCATAGCGTGCAGATGCCTGGTGGAAAGGGTACATCAAGTGGTGGAGACAGACGATTTGCTTTGCCTCTGGCCAGGGCTGCGGCAGCAATCGGAATTGATGGTTTATTTATAGAGACCCATCCAGACCCATCTTCAGCAAAAAGTGATGGGCCTAATATGGTTCCTTTGAAGAAGTTAGAATATTTCCTTTCTCAGATTGGCGATGTGTGGAATCTTGTAGAGAACGCCATCGGAAAAACAGATATAGATTGGGCAGAGGAGGCGTAA
- a CDS encoding SIS domain-containing protein has translation MVCLPRERAGIELDDERLLSIGRNVLEQEALELSRKANELGIELVKAARTIHCSKGRLVVIGMGKSGLIGRKIAATLASLGTPSFFLHAAEASHGDLGMVCREDVGLFISNSGKTKEVVSLLPFFRRLGAPVISITGGTSSPLAKNSDIVLNSAVSREADPLNLAPTSSTTVQLAIGDAIAGMVTELRGLVEEDFALFHPGGSLGRRLLTKVEDVMGSGQKLPIVKQNVTVSDALFEMTSKGYGATVIVDAQEHLVGIFTDGDLRRLIERCGVECLESDVSSAMTQNPVTIEPGRLAAEAVRIMEEREISVIVIVRDKKPLGIIHLHELLKAGVA, from the coding sequence ATGGTCTGTCTTCCCAGAGAACGAGCTGGAATTGAACTTGATGATGAGCGGCTTCTTTCCATAGGCCGTAATGTCTTAGAGCAAGAGGCGCTAGAACTGTCACGCAAAGCGAATGAATTGGGAATCGAGTTAGTGAAAGCGGCACGAACCATTCATTGCAGCAAAGGGCGTCTTGTCGTTATAGGTATGGGAAAGTCGGGGCTTATTGGCAGGAAAATTGCGGCAACTTTGGCTTCGTTGGGAACCCCGTCTTTTTTCCTTCACGCAGCAGAGGCTTCCCACGGAGATCTTGGAATGGTTTGTAGAGAAGATGTAGGCCTCTTTATAAGTAATAGTGGTAAGACTAAAGAGGTGGTCTCTCTGTTGCCCTTTTTCAGACGTTTGGGGGCCCCAGTGATATCGATAACGGGAGGAACATCATCTCCTCTTGCTAAAAACTCCGACATTGTATTGAACTCTGCTGTAAGTCGAGAAGCTGATCCGTTGAATCTTGCTCCTACAAGTAGTACTACTGTTCAACTTGCTATCGGTGATGCGATAGCGGGAATGGTAACTGAATTACGTGGTTTAGTGGAAGAAGATTTTGCCCTTTTCCATCCAGGTGGATCTTTGGGGCGGAGACTTTTGACCAAAGTGGAAGACGTTATGGGATCGGGACAAAAATTACCTATAGTAAAACAAAATGTTACGGTAAGCGATGCCTTATTCGAAATGACAAGCAAGGGGTACGGGGCAACGGTAATAGTCGATGCTCAGGAACATCTAGTTGGCATATTTACGGATGGAGATCTCCGTCGTCTTATAGAACGTTGTGGTGTTGAATGTTTAGAATCAGATGTTTCAAGCGCTATGACTCAAAATCCAGTAACCATAGAACCAGGGCGTCTTGCAGCTGAAGCTGTTCGCATTATGGAAGAGCGGGAGATTTCAGTAATTGTTATTGTTCGGGATAAAAAACCGCTGGGAATAATTCATCTTCATGAACTACTAAAAGCGGGGGTGGCCTGA
- a CDS encoding 3-deoxy-D-manno-octulosonic acid transferase, protein MLAYPWLAHKYKMGLDERKAFYSDEKKEILSHNPLWVHAVSVGEVQSAWPLLGAVKNDSKDIPVVLSTTTSTGREMAFKLAPGLFETHIYYPWDIPWIVSRALDIMQPRAYAVIETEIWPNLLKELAKRKIPAFLVNGRFSETTSSKGKKQSAFWRDIFSCFTRLMVRAQSDADYLLSLGIDIKKIIVTGDCKVDALALRQKAVDLSWARKIIGEKKPIFLAGSTHTGEDEIILEAFSLVKARVPEARLIIVPRHPERAEAISLLAQNVASVERLSSLEKEWSILIVDKIGVLFDLYGICDSAFIGGSLVPKGGQNLMEAAIFGVPICHGPDMEDFPEAAGALGEKKVAITVHNAKEIAEWWIKSLSPSLRDDVRRGARQYFEGVGGAAQISWREIREVMR, encoded by the coding sequence ATGCTGGCCTATCCATGGCTGGCTCATAAATATAAAATGGGGCTTGATGAACGTAAAGCTTTCTATAGTGACGAGAAAAAAGAAATTTTAAGTCATAATCCCCTTTGGGTTCATGCTGTATCGGTAGGCGAAGTGCAGTCAGCTTGGCCTCTTCTTGGTGCTGTGAAAAATGATTCGAAAGATATTCCCGTTGTCTTATCAACTACAACATCTACGGGGAGGGAAATGGCTTTTAAGCTAGCTCCCGGGCTCTTTGAAACACATATCTACTATCCTTGGGATATTCCATGGATTGTTTCTCGTGCCCTTGATATTATGCAACCGCGTGCCTATGCTGTAATAGAGACAGAAATCTGGCCGAATTTGCTCAAAGAGCTTGCGAAGCGTAAGATCCCAGCCTTTCTTGTTAACGGACGTTTTTCTGAGACAACATCATCAAAGGGGAAAAAGCAGTCTGCATTTTGGAGGGACATTTTTTCTTGTTTTACCCGACTAATGGTTCGTGCTCAAAGTGATGCCGATTATTTGCTTTCATTAGGAATAGATATAAAGAAAATTATTGTTACGGGAGATTGCAAAGTTGATGCATTGGCTTTGCGTCAAAAAGCCGTCGATCTCTCGTGGGCTAGAAAAATTATAGGAGAAAAAAAGCCCATATTTTTAGCGGGCAGTACTCATACGGGCGAAGACGAAATAATACTTGAAGCTTTTTCTTTGGTGAAGGCCCGTGTTCCTGAAGCACGACTTATTATTGTGCCACGCCACCCTGAACGGGCAGAAGCAATAAGTTTGTTAGCCCAAAATGTTGCGTCTGTAGAGCGCTTGTCTTCTTTAGAAAAAGAGTGGAGTATCTTAATTGTTGATAAAATAGGAGTCCTTTTTGATCTTTATGGAATTTGCGATAGTGCTTTTATAGGGGGCAGTCTCGTTCCGAAGGGCGGGCAGAATCTTATGGAAGCTGCGATATTCGGTGTCCCTATTTGTCATGGTCCAGATATGGAAGATTTCCCGGAAGCTGCTGGGGCTCTTGGTGAGAAGAAGGTCGCAATTACAGTACATAATGCAAAAGAGATAGCGGAGTGGTGGATAAAAAGTCTTTCCCCTTCCCTTCGAGACGATGTACGGCGAGGAGCTAGACAGTATTTTGAGGGAGTGGGGGGAGCTGCACAAATATCATGGAGAGAAATACGCGAGGTGATGAGATAA
- the kdsB gene encoding 3-deoxy-manno-octulosonate cytidylyltransferase, which yields MNILGVIPARYGSTRLPGKPLADICGKPLIQHVYEKAQCSSFLGAVIVATDDERIIEAVQAFNGNAVLTSKEHPNGTCRVAEVAENMNVDYVINIQGDEPLLDPRMIDEVALALTENEDIVSATLCAPLCDEADLSNPNVVKVVRDCRGFALYFSRSPIPYFRVKTPLPVYEHIGIYGYRKDFLMKYVKLEATPLSTAESLEQLKILEHGYSMKVVETAVSHRGPSVDTLEDLNAVRRILG from the coding sequence ATGAATATACTTGGCGTAATTCCTGCACGTTATGGATCAACTCGACTTCCGGGGAAACCTCTTGCTGATATTTGCGGCAAACCACTTATACAGCATGTCTATGAAAAAGCACAGTGCTCTTCCTTTTTAGGAGCTGTTATTGTGGCAACAGACGATGAAAGGATTATAGAAGCAGTGCAAGCCTTTAACGGCAATGCAGTCCTTACGTCAAAAGAGCATCCCAACGGTACATGCAGAGTGGCGGAAGTTGCTGAAAACATGAATGTGGATTACGTCATTAACATTCAGGGTGATGAGCCTCTTCTCGATCCTCGTATGATCGATGAAGTGGCCCTAGCCCTTACTGAAAACGAAGATATAGTCTCAGCGACTCTTTGTGCGCCTCTTTGTGATGAGGCTGATTTAAGTAACCCTAACGTTGTTAAAGTCGTAAGGGATTGTCGTGGTTTTGCGCTTTATTTCAGCCGTTCACCAATCCCTTATTTTAGGGTGAAGACACCTCTTCCCGTATACGAACATATAGGGATATACGGATACCGTAAAGACTTTTTGATGAAGTATGTGAAATTAGAAGCTACGCCTCTCTCTACGGCAGAATCTTTAGAGCAGTTGAAAATACTTGAGCACGGGTATTCGATGAAAGTGGTTGAGACTGCTGTATCCCATCGCGGACCAAGTGTAGATACTCTTGAAGATCTTAATGCCGTGCGTCGTATTTTAGGCTGA